One region of Candidatus Neomarinimicrobiota bacterium genomic DNA includes:
- a CDS encoding NAD(P)(+) transhydrogenase (Re/Si-specific) subunit beta — NALLIVGVVIFGVMNVMEPNVQMWPLLIIAAAAIFGITFVIPIGGADMPVVIALLNSYSGLAASATGFVLSNNVLIIAGALVGASGLILTQLMCDAMNRSLFNVLFGAVGTDDSSGESGAPGGGEQKTVTRYTAEDAAMIMDTVQSVIIVPGYGLAVAQAQHILHELGEILTARGISVKYAIHPVAGRMPGHMNVLLAEANVPYDVLHEMDDINDDFQNTDVALIIGANDVVNPSARTKKDSPLYGMPILNVDYAQTVMFVKRSMGAGFAGEANPLFFDDKTMMVFGDAKAVITGLVKSLKEDN; from the coding sequence TAATGCCCTCCTGATTGTCGGCGTTGTGATCTTTGGCGTCATGAATGTCATGGAACCGAATGTTCAGATGTGGCCACTGCTGATCATTGCTGCTGCTGCAATTTTCGGGATCACCTTTGTAATCCCCATCGGTGGTGCTGATATGCCTGTAGTGATCGCCCTGCTGAATTCATATTCAGGTTTGGCTGCATCGGCTACTGGTTTTGTCTTATCCAACAATGTACTGATTATTGCGGGTGCCCTGGTGGGTGCGTCAGGACTGATCCTGACCCAGTTGATGTGCGATGCCATGAACCGCAGCTTGTTTAACGTGCTCTTTGGTGCAGTTGGAACAGATGACAGCTCGGGTGAAAGTGGCGCACCTGGTGGTGGCGAGCAGAAAACCGTTACCCGTTATACGGCAGAAGATGCCGCTATGATCATGGATACGGTTCAATCTGTGATCATCGTTCCCGGATATGGACTGGCGGTCGCCCAGGCTCAGCATATTCTCCATGAATTGGGTGAAATACTTACTGCTCGCGGGATCAGTGTCAAGTATGCTATTCACCCGGTTGCCGGTCGGATGCCCGGTCACATGAACGTGCTCCTGGCAGAAGCCAATGTACCCTATGACGTCCTCCATGAGATGGATGATATCAATGATGATTTCCAAAATACGGATGTAGCCTTGATCATTGGCGCCAACGATGTGGTGAATCCATCTGCCCGAACCAAGAAGGATAGTCCGTTGTACGGCATGCCTATCTTGAATGTAGACTATGCTCAAACGGTTATGTTTGTGAAACGATCCATGGGTGCCGGATTTGCCGGTGAAGCCAATCCTCTTTTCTTTGACGATAAAACCATGATGGTTTTTGGTGATGCCAAAGCTGTCATCACCGGATTGGTGAAATCCCTCAAAGAAGATAATTAG